CGTCGAAGTGGGGAGACGGTTAGAGAGGGCGGTGTGATTAGGTACTGCCGATTTATTGTCCTGAGGCTGATCTCCGCCGCCCGCGGCCTAGTGTGTCTATAGTTGAGCAGCGGAGTgttttcaccttctccatTCTGATTGGTTGGATGGTTTGTCCATCGATCTGGCTTTTCATTGGTTTTCAATTCATCCAGCACATTATTGGCCGCTGGCCCGCTTACTAACTAGATAGTGGAATTGAAGGTCATGTGATTACATTCCTGCGCACGTTCTTTGGCAGGTCCTTGGGCTGGCActaactacggagtactttaGTAAACCCCTCGGGAGCGGAGATGAAAGCCAGAGGCACAGCTCAACCCCATGGCTTTGAATTAGCATGCACTAAATCTCGAATTCAGGAAACTGGTATATTCTTACGATCGCGGAAATGTATTTTCAACGTTGCAGACTTTCGTGTACTAGTCGAATAGAATCTCCTCTgcgtactactactactactactactactactactactatttgTATCTCTCGATCATCTGAGATCGACACTCTTACCgaaaaaaatatatatttcaactCTACCGTGGTGTAGTACAGGACACGGGGTTCAACCCTTCGCGATGAGAAAAACTGCTAGGTTAGGGAAGTATTCTTCATGATGCAAATAAACGGCACCACAAAGGTCCGTATTCCTCTCACCTAAGTTCTCTTAGTCTAGTCATATCATCGTTGAGCATGCACCTGTGGTTCTTTTGCGGGTGCCACGGAAGATCAATAGGGGTGGTGTTGGCGGCCAGTTTATTCAGGCACCAATGTTTACCGCCTCTTTCGGCTTTCCGCTGGCCTTGACGCGTTCGCTCTCCCCGGTTCGATTTCATCGCCCTTTCTACGCACATCGATATTTCCATCAGGGGTCCATGAAAACGAACGTTAGGTTTCAATTTGGTTTTATCTTGTGAGAGCCTAAACAGACGGAACGGGAAAGACCGAAAAGGTCATACACGAACTGATCGAGCGAAAGCCGCCGCGACACGAACCCAGGACCTCACCGCGCCTTTCTGGACCAGCTCCACGCCAGCACGTTTCTGCTCGTCTCAGAAACATATGACTGCGCTTCGTCGTCACTAGCGTCCTACCAGGGGAGTTGAGATCCATCCGTGTGGATAACGAAGTGCCCCGATGTAGTCTCCTTGGTCGCTTCATCAATCTACCACCCTAACGTTAGCCCACGTCGCTCCCTGCGCgcgcaaagaagaaggcaatgaTCATACCCGAGCACAGATGCCTGCCACACTGTCTGCGACAGTTGTTGGGGCCTGCGGACGGCCCATCAGCCGCGCTCCTTGGTCGCCCATATCAGTCTGCACATGTCTAGCATGTTTCGGTCAGCGACTATACGTTGCGACAAGAACCCCCGGACTGTGATTACCCTGgatcgatgatgaaggccgTGAGCCATTTGTTCTCAAAGTGGAACTTGCGCACCATGTAGTTGGCCGCCAGCTTCGACACTCCGTACGCCGTCAGTGGGGCCCGCGCATAGTCGTGcatgttggtgatggtgctgaTCGGGGCGCCGATCAAGACAAACTTGGCCTGTTGCTTGGACTGCTGCAGCATCAGGCGGGTTGCCTGAAACAGTAGGACGGGAGCATACATGTTGACCATCATGTGTGCCTGGAGATGCTCGAGGGGCATGGTGGACGCGGGCCCAAAGTTCGTCGCCATGGCCGCATTGGCAACCACCACGTCCAAGTGCGTCACCCCGTGCTCCTCCCGCAATGTCTGGACGGCTGCCTGGGCATCAGTTTCCGAGTCGCAGTTAAGCTGCACTATGATCATCCGACTGCCTTCAGCGACGGTTAGTGGCGAGAGCGCCGGCGTAGCGGTGGCGACGTTGCGCACGCAAGCGACCACGGTGCTTTTGGGACGTTGGAGAAAAGCTTCAATGAGACCTCGTCCGATGCCTGCGTGTGATGAGTAAAATATCGTAGGACCCCCTGATTCGATAGACCGTACCTCGGCTGGCCCCGGTGACCAAATACACCGTCTCCTCAGGCGGTCTGTCCCGGCATGGCGTAGAGAGCCTCTCTTGACCGTGCTGGCTAAGTGATCCGTTCATTATGTCACGGCTTAGAAAAGTACTCAAGAAATGTtgaaaccaccaaagac
The sequence above is a segment of the Aspergillus oryzae RIB40 DNA, chromosome 3 genome. Coding sequences within it:
- a CDS encoding SDR family oxidoreductase (predicted protein); translation: MNGSLSQHGQERLSTPCRDRPPEETVYLVTGASRGIGRGLIEAFLQRPKSTVVACVRNVATATPALSPLTVAEGSRMIIVQLNCDSETDAQAAVQTLREEHGVTHLDVVVANAAMATNFGPASTMPLEHLQAHMMVNMYAPVLLFQATRLMLQQSKQQAKFVLIGAPISTITNMHDYARAPLTAYGVSKLAANYMVRKFHFENKWLTAFIIDPGHVQTDMGDQGARLMGRPQAPTTVADSVAGICARIDEATKETTSGHFVIHTDGSQLPW